Genomic segment of Chlamydiales bacterium:
TTGCCTCTTCACTTGGTTGCGCTCGCTCAATTATTTGCTTTTTTTTGAAAAAAAGAGTGTGTGGTTCAATGGTAAGGTTGTAAAGAGAGAGATGGGTGATGGGCAAGCTTGCTGCAGTATTAACAGTTTCTTGCCAGCTAGAAAGAGTTTGATCTGGCAAGTCATACATCAAGTCGATAGAAATGTTATCCATGCCAATATCATGTGCAGAGTAGATGCCATCTACTGCCTCTTTTGCATTATGGGTTCTTCCGATTTTTTTGAGAAGAGCATCATCGAGTGTTTGTACGCCAATGCTTAGGCGATTGATGCCAATATCTCTATAAGAGGATAGAAGTTCTTTAGTTAAGTGTTCAGGATTTGCCTCTAAAGTAATTTCAAGAGATGAATCAAATGTACAGCTTGTTCTTATCCAAGAGAGAATTTGTTCTATGTATTTTGCACCAAGCAATGAAGGTGTTCCTCCGCCAAAATAGATAGAAAGGATTTTTTTGTTTTCGATAAGAGGCTTTTGCAGAGCCCATTCTTGTTGTAGGCCCTGCATGAGGAGAATTTTTAATGATGACTTATCTGGTAGTACGTAAAAATGGCAGTAATCACATTTACGTGAACAAAAGGGAATATGAAAATATAGAGAGATCTCTACCATTGATCAGATTCAGGGTCAACAATGCCTCGTTTCCAGCGGTTTTTATCGCTAAAGGGATCTTCATCTTCCTCTTCAGTCTCTTCTACAACAGTTTCATCACTAGACTCTGTACGCTCTTCTCCGGAAAAGGTATCAGTTTCCACAGATTCTGTATCCATATCAATACTGGACTCAGTTAAGCCACTGGGCTCTTCCATCATGTCGATGTCTGAGATTGTTGGTCCTTCAGGGTACCCAGCACGTGCAGCTCCAGGTCTTTTAGGGGCCACATATTCTTCAGCTTCACCACTCTCTTTTAAGAATTGCAGACGCTCTTTCTCTTCCTCAACTTTCTGTTGAAGAAGTCGCATCTCCTCTTGGTGCTTTTGAACATCCTTTTTTGGAACTAGTCCAAGTTTTAGCCACTGTTCTAAGTCCCGAAGATCGGCTTCTAGTTTCTTTAATCGTTCACTTTTCATTGAAAACCCAAAAAAATTTAATGCGAGCTGAACTTATATAACCGCTCCTTTTTTCGCAACAACTTATTTTCTTATGAGAAAAGGGTTGAATTTATAAGAAATTAAAATTGTACTTAGAAATAGAGCTTCGATACCTAGAAAGAGATAGTAGTAAACTTCGCCGCCACTGCCAAAGCCGTAGCTATGTAAGCCAGTACCAAGGACATAGTTAACTCCATACCATGTAAAACTAATGGCAAGAAGCCCCAAGATAGCGCCCATTGCGAGCCCAAAGCTTTTGATTATTTTAAAGCGGTAAGCATGAATCCAGAGAAGGTAGATGCAGCTTGATATAAATGCCCATGACTCTTTTGGATCCCAGTCCCAAAAGCGCCCCCAGCTCTCTGCTGCCCATATACCACCCAAGATAGTTCCTGAAATAAGAAGAGCAATTCCTACATACATGCATTGTAAGATGAGAGTGGAAAGAATTTTGCTTTCTTTATTTTTAAGGAAAAAAATTCCAAGATAAAAATGGGCAAGAACACCTGCTAATATGAAAAGGGCGTAGCTTCCAACGACCATGAGCACGTGGATGACAAGCCAGTAGCCAGAATCTAGTACAGCTTGTACATTTTCTAGTCCCTTGTCGATATGTGTGAAGTACACGATAAGCAATAAGATACAAGAAGTTGTGGATGCAGCTAGAAGGATCATCCTATTTTTAAAAATACGATATAAAATAAGGGCTACAAAAGAGGCAATAAAGGGCACGTAGATTACACTTTCAAACATATTTGTAACAGGAGGGCGCTCTAAAACAATGCAGCGAAGCACAAGATAACATGTGTTTATAGAAAAAGCTGCTAAAAATAGACCTAAACCTATTTTTTTTTCTAAGAAAAATAGGAGAGCAATGATTGCAAGGATGTAGAAAAAAAGAGCTGTTTCAGTGAAGGGGAGCAGATAAGTAAAGTGCTCTATTTGTAGTTGAAAGAGCGTTGGATAGTAAAGGGCTTTGCCTTCAGCTCGTGTATAAACACTACCTGCAATTTCTTGATAGGCATTTAAAAGGGAACTTGCCATTTCAGGTGTTGGTCTTTGCATTTTTTCTAAAGAGAGATAAGCTTCTTGTAAGTTCTTGAAGGCTGCATCTGTATAAGGAGTAAAGTTGGAGATGAGATTTTTCTTACCTACTGTTTTGGCTAAAGAGCTAAGGGAAATCCACTCTTCTTTGCGAACTTTTAGGGGAAGAAGAAGAAAGGTGTCACTATCTAGTAGTTCTTCTGTAAGTGAGAAGCTTGCTTGATTCATCTGTTTATTTTGGTTTAAGACGCCATTTCCAAAAGCTGTAAAGAGGTAGATTTTTTCCTTCAAGTGGTTGAGGTTTTTATCATCGATTGTTTTAGCATGCTTAATTTCTTTATAACTAAAGTGGTTTTCTTCAAGATTAAGGCTTAAAAGCTCTTTTATTGGTTTTGATGCGATGAGAAAAAGAGGCATTTTTTCATAAGGCGTATAGCCAAATAGATAGAGATTCCAAAGAAACTCCTCTGCATTAATATCAACACTGTTTCCAGCAATGTCATTTAACCATGCATGTGCATAGGTAGAAAAGGGGCGTATGCGTCCCTTATAGAGCGTTGGCACAACACTAAATTCAGAAGAAAATGCAGAGCAAAAGATGAGAGATAGGCCAATAAAAAATAGAACAACTTTTTGGTACATCGAGTTTCAAGTGCTCAAAAGTTCAAAAGAATGCACTTTACTATCCAAGAGCATAATTGTAAATCTCTATAAGAACTCTGTGGGAGATTCAGAGGGAGATCCCGATGTAGATCCTCCAGAAGATCTAGGAGAGAACTGTATGGAAGACTCAGGTGAGGACGCTCGGAGCTTATCCTCAAGAAGAGGAATATATTTTGCTGCAATAGATGCAGCTGATGGAAGTTCTGCTTGTTGTTCTGGTGTTGCAGCGTTTCCAATGCTCATTAGCTCATGAGCTAAATGTTCTAAAGGATTTTCTGTTATATCAGAAGATAGTGGTACGTCAGGGTGTACAGGTGAGCCTAGTTTAACTGAAAATGGTCGAAGAAGGGCTCCCACTTGCACCAAGTTGCTTAATAGAGAAGGCTTTTCTGGTATCTTTCCTTCTTCAAGGGCTCGTTGTTTAATGGCTTGTATTTGATGCTCATCAGATAATTCAACAGCATTCCCAAAGTCAGCAATATAGGCATGAAGATTTCCTTCAAGGTCTCTATGAAGAAAAACATTTCCAAAATGAATGTCCCGATGAGAAATATTTGCCTCTTCTAAGGCTTTTAAGCCTTCTAAAAGATCTACTACAACCATAAGTACATCTTTTTGTGATAGATCGCTTGATGTTAAAAGAGCTTCGAGGTCGCCTGCATTATAATAGGGTTGTATAAAAAACTTTTTGTCTATACCTTCCTTACCTTGTACTTCTGCACATTGGATGGCCTGCGCAATACCTCTTTTTCCTTTAAATTGTTCTAGAAAACGTGCTTCTCGGTCTATTGAACTAGGGTCTATACCAGCTTTTAAACGGCTTACAGCAAGTAATTCTCCTGTATCAAAATTAAGAGCGTAACGAACAACTTTCTCATCACCGCGGCCAACAGTAGGGTCATCTTGACTTTTTTTATTGAGGTGAATAAAAACAGAGCCATCAGCATTGAATTGAATACCTCTTGGGGGTGGCTCATTTTCTTGTGCCCTTG
This window contains:
- the hemW gene encoding radical SAM family heme chaperone HemW, producing the protein MVEISLYFHIPFCSRKCDYCHFYVLPDKSSLKILLMQGLQQEWALQKPLIENKKILSIYFGGGTPSLLGAKYIEQILSWIRTSCTFDSSLEITLEANPEHLTKELLSSYRDIGINRLSIGVQTLDDALLKKIGRTHNAKEAVDGIYSAHDIGMDNISIDLMYDLPDQTLSSWQETVNTAASLPITHLSLYNLTIEPHTLFFKKKQIIERAQPSEEASVQMYKYAISTLEASNLLQYEISAFAKEGFESKHNVGYWTARPFLGFGPSAFSYWENRRFRNVCNLNKYVKSFEEGLSCVDFEEKLDLKAHQNELLALQLRLIKGVDIDLFEKEHGSLSSETKKSIDNLLKEDLLKFMNSKLSLTKRGILFYDTVAVELI
- the ccsA gene encoding cytochrome c biogenesis protein CcsA, translating into MYQKVVLFFIGLSLIFCSAFSSEFSVVPTLYKGRIRPFSTYAHAWLNDIAGNSVDINAEEFLWNLYLFGYTPYEKMPLFLIASKPIKELLSLNLEENHFSYKEIKHAKTIDDKNLNHLKEKIYLFTAFGNGVLNQNKQMNQASFSLTEELLDSDTFLLLPLKVRKEEWISLSSLAKTVGKKNLISNFTPYTDAAFKNLQEAYLSLEKMQRPTPEMASSLLNAYQEIAGSVYTRAEGKALYYPTLFQLQIEHFTYLLPFTETALFFYILAIIALLFFLEKKIGLGLFLAAFSINTCYLVLRCIVLERPPVTNMFESVIYVPFIASFVALILYRIFKNRMILLAASTTSCILLLIVYFTHIDKGLENVQAVLDSGYWLVIHVLMVVGSYALFILAGVLAHFYLGIFFLKNKESKILSTLILQCMYVGIALLISGTILGGIWAAESWGRFWDWDPKESWAFISSCIYLLWIHAYRFKIIKSFGLAMGAILGLLAISFTWYGVNYVLGTGLHSYGFGSGGEVYYYLFLGIEALFLSTILISYKFNPFLIRK
- a CDS encoding protein kinase; this translates as MSLDSDFDRFREGISVSPTKGGKEELYLTRSDLENRVNGIAVRSLSPSSSEEGSSSSEGGRSTPEKKGLFKRLSNLLSPYLPVTLDTPEGHRLEVKVKDVAKRLDITKEKATELIKSGAFNRFLDFTFHEALHHKDINLPASTLAEICTYVTANRERMILEAKNNPNGLVYARAQENEPPPRGIQFNADGSVFIHLNKKSQDDPTVGRGDEKVVRYALNFDTGELLAVSRLKAGIDPSSIDREARFLEQFKGKRGIAQAIQCAEVQGKEGIDKKFFIQPYYNAGDLEALLTSSDLSQKDVLMVVVDLLEGLKALEEANISHRDIHFGNVFLHRDLEGNLHAYIADFGNAVELSDEHQIQAIKQRALEEGKIPEKPSLLSNLVQVGALLRPFSVKLGSPVHPDVPLSSDITENPLEHLAHELMSIGNAATPEQQAELPSAASIAAKYIPLLEDKLRASSPESSIQFSPRSSGGSTSGSPSESPTEFL